In Deltaproteobacteria bacterium, the following are encoded in one genomic region:
- a CDS encoding flavin reductase family protein, with amino-acid sequence MKKSFGAKTLVFPTPVWVVGTYDREGKPNVMSAAWGGICCSSPPCLAVSLRKATYTYGNIVERKAFTISVPSEAYAREADYIGMVSGKNVDKFVTAGLTPVRSSLVDAPYIGEFPLIIECRLLHTFEIGLHTQFVGEIQDVKAEDSVCDEKGYVDIEKVKPILFDPEINTYHGVGRLLGRAYFIGKDIRPK; translated from the coding sequence ATGAAGAAGTCCTTCGGCGCAAAGACGCTTGTCTTCCCCACCCCGGTATGGGTGGTGGGGACATATGACCGGGAGGGGAAGCCGAACGTGATGTCTGCGGCATGGGGCGGGATCTGCTGTTCCAGCCCTCCATGTTTGGCCGTCTCGCTCCGGAAGGCCACCTACACATACGGGAACATCGTGGAGCGGAAGGCATTCACGATCAGCGTTCCCTCCGAGGCGTATGCCCGGGAGGCGGATTACATCGGCATGGTTTCCGGTAAGAACGTCGACAAGTTCGTTACCGCCGGGCTTACCCCCGTCCGGAGCTCCCTTGTGGACGCGCCGTATATTGGGGAGTTTCCCCTTATCATCGAGTGTCGACTTCTCCATACCTTCGAGATCGGTCTGCACACCCAGTTCGTCGGGGAAATCCAGGATGTCAAGGCGGAAGATTCCGTTTGCGACGAGAAGGGATATGTCGACATCGAGAAAGTGAAGCCGATACTCTTCGATCCGGAGATCAACACCTACCACGGGGTCGGAAGGCTACTGGGCCGCGCCTACTTTATCGGGAAAGATATTCGACCCAAATAA